From one Lotus japonicus ecotype B-129 chromosome 3, LjGifu_v1.2 genomic stretch:
- the LOC130743853 gene encoding uncharacterized protein LOC130743853: MVKAYRQEHVYKHPWERVTSASWRKFADAENKRVLSHILEVDTLSQSIDPSSGKLYTTRAITVQCPWLVRRLIGEDICHCVESTVVDAPSRSMQQVYRNVSLQKFIEVEEKTRYDPHPDNTAGWTVCQQETRIRIKPLSALASMAEKVEQRCADRFLQNSAKSREVMERICKYLEAESSSFSL, translated from the coding sequence ATGGTGAAAGCATACCGACAAGAACACGTTTACAAGCACCCGTGGGAGCGTGTAACGTCTGCATCATGGCGCAAGTTTGCTGACGCAGAGAACAAGCGCGTGTTATCCCATATCCTAGAGGTTGACACGTTGAGTCAGAGCATTGACCCTTCGTCCGGGAAGCTTTACACCACACGTGCCATCACGGTCCAGTGTCCGTGGCTCGTGCGTAGGCTCATTGGAGAGGATATCTGTCACTGTGTTGAATCCACGGTTGTGGATGCCCCTTCTCGCTCTATGCAACAAGTCTACCGCAATGTCAGCCTCCAGAAGTTCATAGAGGTGGAGGAGAAGACCCGGTACGATCCTCATCCGGATAACACCGCCGGGTGGACGGTTTGTCAGCAGGAGACTCGCATCCGGATCAAGCCGTTGTCGGCTCTGGCGTCCATGGCGGAGAAGGTGGAGCAGCGGTGTGCTGACAGGTTCCTTCAGAATAGTGCCAAGAGTAGGGAGGTCATGGAGAGGATCTGTAAATATCTTGAAGCAGAGTCTAGTTCCTTTTCCTTGTGA